The Diospyros lotus cultivar Yz01 chromosome 11, ASM1463336v1, whole genome shotgun sequence region taaaagaacttatttatttaagttttataattaatgttatttaatatatttttaaattatcatatgttttgataatttttaaaatttaaataaaattattcttttcacCCATCTTTAAGTTAtcttacttaattttatattttattatctattataaaaatatattttgataatttttaattatttatgtagaattattataattccaccaataattatttttattttttgagtatttttaaaatttatttttaaatatagatttataaaataaaacattattacaattttgaattagaatctaaaaaatttaacaaataatatgatataaaatttataatattttctaatcttatcttaatcattttatatcttaatttaaaaaatatttcaattttattatatactcgcttatttatctattttaacaaatgctacctaaACAATTTTTCAGGCCTAATTTGAGGGTTCGGTCCGTTCAGGTTACGGGGACATTGGTTCTCAGTTTGTCATGAATaggtttttatatttttaaagcagacattatgaataatttttcttaaaaaatttgatttcaatGGCATTTTCTTTTGGTGCAAGAAGTAAGATAAGCACTTCCTCGGAAGTTCCGGCGGAATCTGTCCTGTGCCGGAAACCTCTCATCAAAATTTGGGCTATAAAAGGGCCACCGGGCGCCGCTTCTTCTTCCGCCTCTTCGCTTACTCCGACCCAAGTCTGCTACAACAACGATGAACATCAATGGCCGCCTGAAAAAACTGATCAGTCCCGGCCGGCAGCCACCGACGCAAGGGAAGCCCACAGCCGGATCGGCCGGATTTTGCCGAGGCTTTAATGATTGCGCCATTATGGGTTCCACCCCCCACCACCACCAGGACCGCCGCCGCATCCACCAGAATGCCCTCACTAACCTGGAGCAGCAggtaattgattttttttttttgttttaaattcatCTACGATAAGTGgttataataattgaaaatttaaaattctcttGGGATGAATCGATCgacatataaatttttatatgtttagtGATGATTGCATATAGAATATTACATGTATTCATCATTTTAGGCGATGCTCATATATAGTATGCGTTGATGTTGTTGCGAAAATTAAGGTGGAAGAATTAGAGAAGGAGATAGAGAAGCATAGAGAATTGAGGGGGCTGTGGAGGAAGAGGCTGGAGAGAACGCAAGACTATCTAAGGCACTGTCTTCAGTTGGCTCAGGAGAATGGATTCCTGGacatcatcatcaacaacaacaacaacaacgccgccgccgccgccggccAGCGGGAATCCCTTCTTCCCTCGGATATCACCAGCCCGGCGCCCCCGATTCAATATCATTGCCTCCTTGCCCAACTCGCTGAGCAGGCCAAGATCAATGGCTGGTACATTCACCCACGTGAGGTGAGATCCATAAACAACCCACATAAAAAATTATGCCAAAATGGTTTTTATAATTATcccataaaatatatagttaGGTGgatgtggatatatatatatattaatatgatatccCACTGATTGGAACAGATTGAACTCGGGGAGAAGGTTGGGCACGGAAGCACGGCGGAGATCCACATGGGAACATGGCGAGGACTCGACGTTGCAGTGAAATGCTTAAACCCTGATTTCTTCCTCTCCAACCACAATGGTGTCGCCTTCTTCGCCCAAGAAGTCGAAACACTGTCCCGGCAGCGCCACCCCTTCGTGCTCCGCCTGATCGGCGCCTGCCTCGACCCACCGGAGCATGCCTGGATCGTGACCGAAGTCTTCACCAAAACGCTCAACGAGTGGCTCCACGGGCCCGGCGGCCGGGGCAGGCAACGGACTGCCCCGCTTCCGCCTTTCCCGGAGAGGGTGGCTAAGGCGGTGGAGATTTCTCAGGCGATGCAGTACCTTCATCAACACTCGCCGGCGAAGGTCATTCATCGGGATCTGAAGCCGACCAACATCTTTCTGGACGACGCTTTTCACGTAAGGGTTGCGGATTTTGGACACGCCCGGTTCTTGAGCGACGAGGAGAAGGCGCTCACCGGCGAAACAGGCAAGGAAACGCCATAACTTAATTCGGCGACTCGTTcttggtaaattatttttgtgatggaattaaatataatatgtcTGTGGATGCAGGAACGCATGTGTACATGGCGCCGGAGGTGATAAGATGCGAGCCATACGATGAGAAATGTGATGTGTACAGCTTCGGCGTCATACTAAATGAGCTCATCACCGGCGAGTACCCATACATCGACACGGATTACAGTCCTTCCAGGGTATATATGAACTCTATATGCTTTCCTTGGTTTCAACTTAATTAAGCTGGCTAGGCTGGTCTAATGGTATGagttataattaaattaggcaaatctaattcaattgtcaaaattataaacaaCTACGCCTACCTAGCTAAGTCTTCCATTTGCAATCTTATCAGGGCGGATTCAAAAATTTACGTTTGACGagtctaaaattttaaaaaattaatataataatttttttttatatataaaactattttattacttatgtctgaataacaatatattattaaaagtaGGCTAGCAAAAGGGGTTGGGTGTATAAATCCCACCCCCGTTGGGCGTGTGGGTCTCACCCCCTTTTATGAGACCCACACTTGCACCtcacaaattatttttgtcagaTAAATTTTATGTTGCCCGACGtagataatataaaatttttcttctcATGTAACCAAAAGTTGCTCATTGGTAATTGGTAGTAGATTTACTAGATTGATTTTGTCTATTAAGAATTGAAGTATttttactaatttgatgatctctctttttaaaaaaagataataatatttttttcttttttcacaaaAGATTATTTcattctaaattctaagatacacaaataaaaaatagcaCAATTTAATAATCGAATAACTTCTCAAAGATTAAGATAAgtgtttttttaatataaattaaggttaacttgtaaaaaatattcttacataattttcatttttaaattatagattACAATTCTCAAATAACTAAAAAACATAACTTAGAAACACGTTATAATTCAAAATAGCAGGCATGCACCTATGTCTAATTACTATTGACcaaaaaagatatcaaaagaatCCCATAACCTATTAAATACAATTCTCTTAAGATCACTAAAgattttacaaatattaaaatatatatgaaattaattgataatttaaaaaaacaagagaaaaatagagattatttaaaaaaaaaaaggaagaaaataatagtAACATGGGATAGGAGTATGAGGAGGAAAATGGCACCACAGCATTGCTGAAGAGAAGGCGAGCAGCAAGCCGCACTACAGGAAGGAGGATTTGGGGAGATATTTATAGGGTTCAAACAACAGAAGGCAGAACGCATTTAAGGGACAAATTTAAACTTCTAAGGGAGGAATCAGGAAGCTGGGGGGAGATTAATATTACTTTTTGAAGTTATAAATAaatgggctgggctgggctggaAGCTGTAAATGGGTTGGGTTGTGTTGGGTGggctattattaaaaataattttttttacactaCAAAATTAAATGTGATTTTGTAAATCCGCCCTGAATCttataatagttttttttggtcattagagcttgaactttttttttggCATCTTTTGGTGTTTTTAATTACTTGCTGCTGCGTGCGATTTATCTGTCTTAttgtatattttgaattaaatttatttaatagataCAATATATAGTAGTTGTTGTTAATTATTCTTGGAGTTGGtgatagtaaaaaatatataaatatatgaatgcTTAACTTTAGAAATTAATGCACCTAAAAGAgaatataatattgaaaaagaaaatttttgagaGCCGACAGATTGACAGACAAACTTACAGAATGAGagctaaaaaactaaaataccctctcacatattgtattatattatttttaatgtaatgtgagtgaaaatattttaattttttaatcctCATTCTACGAGGCTGTCTGGCCTCTAGAAGAACTCTATTGAAAATGATTGATGAACTGTGAATGTGGAGGACAGATCGCCATGGAAGTTGCAGAGGGGAGGCTGAGGCCGGCGCTTCCCAAGGAAGACGAGGAGAAGGAGGATAATCAGTACAAACGGGTGCTGAGAGAGCTTGTACAAGTGTGCTGGCATGAAGATGCCGCTGGCAGACCAACATTTGCATCAATCACGTCCACTCTCAAACCTATTCTTCCACAAGCACCTACTCTTTCTGTCTCTTTCTCAGCTGCACCCTTGGCTAATTAATTAGCTAGCCGCCTACCTCTTCGTGCACCATGATTAATATTATTGATCAATAAATCAGTCCATATAACATTGCGGAAAtgggtatatatacatactcttcctaaaaatagaaaataatagataTGGATTTGTATaacttttttaaattcattaggATTTTTCTCGTATAAACATTCTCTATTCTGATGTTGAGTCTCTCAAATAAGTATTATCCATGCActcttaataattatattttttaatttttaaaaaatattagtcaaataaaataaactattacTCAAATGAGATACAAAATTATTCGAGTGGTTATACCATTTAGTCGATTAATATAAGCATTACTCgattactaaataattttattcaattaatattattaattacacGAGTCATTACTTAACTACTTAGATTTGTTACTCGACCAAAAAATGATAATACTTGAATATGAACATTTCTTAGTCGATTAACTTCTTAATGATCACTTTATTGTTTCAATATGTTATTCTATTAAATAATTGCAATACTCGAGTAAAGAATTTCATTActgatcaattaaaaatttctctTAGTCGATTAAATATGCGAGTACTATTTTGTCCAAAAATTGTTACTCGATTAAGAAAGTAAATTGCTCGACTAAGTTAAATATTACTCGTTTCCAGAATAACTCTTAGTCAATTAATTCTTTGAGTTCTTTTCAGTTTTAAAgaattgttatttaattaaaaattcgtgttatttaactaaaatgttatttgaaagacCAACACTTAGTCCATTAATTAAACTCTTAAGTACATCTCTATCAAAggattattactcgattaaaaataacttattgATCAATTAATCTATTGAGTACAATTTTGTTTAGGAATAATTACTTGTTTATATGAttatgttactcaactaaaatatCTCTAATAGGTCAATTAATTCTTTTGTTCATTATATTACTATTACTTCATCACTTAAACagacatataattttattttcctattaTTGTTTTTATCTATTGCAATTGTGAAATTGGATgtcaaaaattgttttgatcGGCTAcactacacaaaaaaaaaaaaaaaaaaaagagaatgacATAATCTGTCTCTAAACTCATAAAATTCCATTTCTAATGTTTTAGAGGCAgaattagagatggattttggtCCATCTCTAATAGCATCCGTCTCTAATCGCCTTGTCGCCAAACAATTAGCAATGAATATTTTTGTTCTATCACTATTAGAGACTTGAAAAAATTCCCCTTCTAACTTTAATGACATATTTTTTcagtctaaaaaaaaattatctctaatttgCTTGTGTAATCGATTTCAAAATTggtcaaattttatatttagaaatggaaaaaaaaaaatattagagatggacttaaaaaaaatattgatctTTGACTACCATCCATGACAAATTCTGACGATCGAAACTGATTATTAGAATTACCTTGGTCTGATGatcaacatatccaaaaaccaaAACGATTCAATAGTCGAATCTCAATAGATCCgaagattaattttttgaaaaaaaaaatacttatttatggAAGAGCATAGCCGGCCATAGTCCATGGAAGATTTCGACGATCAAAATTGATTAGTAAAATTCTCTTGGTCTGGTGACCAATATagccaaaaatcaaaatgatccAACGGTTAGATCTCAATagatctgaaaattatttttttaaaaaaaatattacccaTTTGGAAAGATAACGCTGGCCACTGTTCATGGTTGATTTTGTCAATCTAAACCAATCATCAAAATTATCTTGGTCTAGTGACCAACATAcgcaaaaatcaaaatgatccAAGGGTCGAATCtcaatagatttaaaaattaatttttttaaaaatgttactCATTTTTGGAAGGGTATCGTCAGCCACTATCCATGACAAATTCCAACGATTGGAACTAATCATCACTTATTTGGTGACCAACATAcataaaaaccaaaatgatcAAATAATTGGATCTcaatagatctaaaaattaatttaaaaaaaaaaatattacccaTTTGTGGAAGGGCATTGTCGGCCATTGTCCATGATAGATTCCAACGATTGAAATCGCCATGTCTAGGGCTAGCAATAAATCGAGCTGAGCCGAGTTAGACCTAGCTCGAGCTCAACTCGATTGATTTTAACTTAGCTCATAGCTCGGCTCGAGCTCGATATGAGCTGATTCTTTTAGCTCGAGCTGTAGCTCGGCTCGGCTCGAAATTGACTATCATcttacttttatgtatatatatatatatttaaataatatatgtgatatatataatatatatttatttatatttaaataatatatttataaaattattaagtatatatttatattattgagtatttagtaataaatatttttttatttaataaatttataaaattaatatatatatataagtatatcgagTTGGCTCGTGAGCCAAATGAGTCGAGTTAATGGTAGTTCAAACTCGGCTCATTTACTAAATGAGCCAAATATTTGAGCTCAAATTTGGTTAATTTGTATCATGAGACAGCTTATTGAGCCAATTATCGAGTCGAGTCTTGAGCCAGCTCACGAGTAGCTCGGCTCATTGCCAGCCCTAGCCATGTCTGgtgaccaacatatccaaaaaccaaAACGATCTTATGGTCAGATCTCAATAGgtgcaaaattaattttttgaaaaaatgttacCCATTTCTAGAAGGGCATTGCCAACCATAAACCATGGTCGATTCCGATAATCAAAACCAATCATCGGAATCGCCTGGGTCTAATGATCAACAtacctaaaaattaaaacaattcaaCGGTCGAATCTCACTaaatttgaaaactaaaatcaaataaCATATTAGTTGAATCTTACTTTAAATTGGAGAAACTCTTGTCGCTGGCATCTGGGATGACAGTTAGTGGCCGGAGGAGTTGATGAGAAGCAACTATtggctgaagaagaagaagagaataacaCACAATCACACTAGCAAGAGGGAGACGAACAACTGAAGGCgaaggagaaaagagaaaagtgaaAGCCAAATTTATACAGAGATTTAGAGATagaaattagagacaaaatttttgtctctaaattccATCTCTGTTCAAATCAAAGACGGAATTTTCAATCTTTGActctgaaaaaaaaatcaaagatgaaaaattttCTATCTTTAATATCAGGCAAAATTCAGAGAAGGAAATTTTTTCATCTctgattccaaaaaaatattagagacaagaaatatttttgtctctGATATCAGACAAAATTCAAAGATGGAAAAATTTTTGTCTCTGATTTCGAAAAAactttagagatgaaaaatttttcatctctaatttcgAGAAAACTTTTTcgtatttaatttgaatttaaagacaaaaaaattgtctctgattttttttcgtctctaatttcacctctaatttagagataaaaaaatttcatctctaaaaaatccatatcaaatttattttcttctccattactaattttgtttttttttttttgcagtgcTATATCTTTTGTTTATGGGTATGTTCGCTTTATAATTATTCACGAAATTCTTATGTTGTCCATATCGGGCAACATAAAATTTGTCTGATAGAAATAAATTGTAAGAGAAGAGAGGGGTGTGGGCCCTATAGGGGTGAGACCCACACACCCACTCTCGCTAACCCACATCAGACAACAGATCATCCCTCTAATTATTCATGCTTGTTATTATGTTGTATTTAACATGATAGGAAAAATGGCTAAGGGAGCTTCGAGATATCCAAAGTTGGATAAGGTGGTTTGTTATAGGTTAGAGTTTGGTGTGGAATTTCTGAAGAAAAGTCCTAGCTAAGTGTTAGTATTTGCATCGTTTATACAATTATGTCTATAAGCACTCCTGCCCGGACATCCctaaccacccggactacccgaacgggagcgcctacggaaggagaaagaatgaaccaCATGACAAAaatcaccctggcatgcatacacgaaaataagaacagcggaaacaaagctaaacacatgcatgcactacgggcaCCCCGTTGACACAACGgtcataagataaataaataaacatagactCATGTACTgatatacacgagactcgagaaaaagcctggcacagtacaaaataatagagtaaaccctactcagacatcagagttgatagggattgacgagactgcatgtacaccataccgactctgccgctaggCACTGACTCCCTTGCCTTGgtccacgctgccactacctgaaatgatggaaaaacaaggtgagtcgagagactcagcaagcataaggaagaaagatTAAAGGCTATTCAAAACCAGAAAACTCTCCACAGAATAAATCTCCAGGCACtcacaagccatgagatgctacaacacaatagtatagcataataaaagcacataccagtccttggggcccacataagacacctggcacccaagtcctataCCAATCTGTCGCTACCCTgaacggtaacaaatacctccagcaaatCTGTGTgccatcccgggtcggtgctcccatcACCCGTATGTCCGTGTCGGTTCTCCCAACACCCGTctatgtcggtactcccgacacccgagccagaggctccctcggaacggtactcccgtccgagaactaaatacttccagtagccatgcaatacacataaaaatgcaatggcgtagtgagcatcaacatgatgcaccggcgcccatacatccaggcattaggccatgctccgcccacatagtaaaccacacacgatgtatatgcccgtgctggatgcaacctgaccaagctagaatgtccatgtccaagcatactcaataaatgaatatcccaatatgcaacccgtacgcatgtgcatatcaaatcatggacagcaatataataaatctaaacgtgcagtaaatcacatactgtcagagctagtcagtagtgtccGGCATCGGTCAACGGTCAATgacaaggagtgtccacccAACGGTCTACTTTAGGGTCGTACAATAAtctaccccaacatcaccaacaaCTGAcgcctgccccactgctcgatagctctaaccgaactataaataaattcaagaaaaatcgtaaatagacccgcacgtctaggaacctagtccccaagccaGGTTTAGCATCATTCTGAAATGAAtgagggcggtacaaacccccataggctcacaacgaataaccctagaagtctcagatttaatttaaaataaaataaataaacaataattcaATCAATAAGGTTAGGCGCCGAATTAGGGTAAGGGgggtgataaaatacgagaaatcacaaggtctttcacgggaattgaagaacacgaggagagggttaggaacttgcctttacacggccgttttttctcttttttgcaCTCCCACTacaaagtaaaacgtttaagagcaattaataaaacacgtggctcacattaattaaacataaccgtgtaatttaaataatttaaccatctaaaatcccatgtaggcacaccgtaaataaaaccccgacgagtcttatatttaatttaaattatatcatatcaataacattctcaatatatatatataattaattaatatataatattaacaacTCACCAATATGCTTAGCTTATAAACAtaggaacatatatatatatatatatatatttgcttaacAGCATATACACATATCTTCACCAATATGCTTACACGGCCAGGCATTCCttaacttttcttttatccTAATTTCATTTCACTCGCCCACTGCTTCACACTCACACACtaattacacatatatatatatagatatataaattggCACACGACACACTCACTGCAACACAAACCCTCACACCctcacaatcaaattaatatacacGCAGCAAAATAGTTAAAttcaatcaataattaataaaattacaccctAAATAAAATTCCAACTGCACAGATTAATTAACACACGTTTCCATACTTACCTGACTaaataaacttcaattaaaccaaaattaacttgaatttttcttgattttacaGGATCCTTGTGCGTTCCCTCATGCCTAAAATTTTCCTTCTTTACTCACTGTTTAACCCCCAACAAATTCACCCCGTTCTTGGCCTTTAAATGGCAAAAAGAGGAGGCTCCAGAAACTGCCGCGTGGCAGCCCAGCGCACCCAACCACCTCTCATGAAACGGCGCCATTTCGGGCGCCCATGATTTAGAAAATTTCTGCCTAATTTATTCCCAGCGCACGCAGCCTTCAGGAATCGATCCCTTGCCCCTCATATGGGCCCTCGCGCGCTCGACCATCCGTGTGCCTAATTTAAGTACAGACCATGCTATACTTAAAGAAACTTTCTGCCAGCTCATATATTTTCATTCACATTCCTTTGTATACTTAGGCTCGGCTACCACATTGTAATTTTCCAATTGCttggttattattttatttataatatataatacatactACACACTAAATGATATAGTAATATAAAGTTTAAAACCTCAATATGCTACacttaaccatttttttttcttaaaaatctcaatttaaccacttcaattacaaaattaataattattactcATTCCCGAATTACCGAGATGTTACAATGTCtatgtattttgagaatattataCTTAATATTTCGACAaccaattttttcttctttattataacattgGTTTGGTAGTTTGTTTAGATAAAATTAGCTTTTATATTAACATCTACGTTCGGCTGCACCGTCGCTGTCTATTGTTGGCGGCTTGTCACCTAAACCTCCACCAACTCTTAAATCAACTCTGCTTacaatgcatgcattgataTGCAATGTATGGTTTTTCTCTACCATAAAGTCATTtcgtttatatatatgttgtccAAAGCCTTATAAACTGGTATAAATGTTTGGACTCTAAAAACAAGCATTTTACTCATGCAAAGCCATGAAGTTTGTGGCCAACTTCAATAAAAGCACACATAAAAGGTATAAAAACAATATGTTCTCCATCGATATGACTATTGTTGATGAAgaggtaaaatttaaaaacgataaaaataaattttgattttattcatatataaaaatagttagATTTTCACGATTGTCTAATACAAAAGACAACATTTCgttgtagttttattttatcccaaaatataaaaagcGGCACCATTCAAGATCACCATATCCATTACAATCGTTTTCGATAACAATTTTGtgaacaatataaaaaaaatattatatatagagaaacaaaaagaaaaaattaataaacgaTTTCTATTACATAAGTTCAATGTCTTGAATATTCGAATTATGGCCAAAGTAATTTTTATGAGCGGTATTTGTCAGTCTTTAATTAGCAACTAATTCtacaaataaattacataaaaaatattaactaaCAAATTATATGGGGGAATTCATaattaatccaaaataaatgtataaaattatttttaacccctttatagaaaaaaaaatatttttgattaaagtaaacaaactaattacactctataatCACTTTATGTATGATACCTAAAATatccttaatgagattttaaaatgaaaaacttaTAATGCCCTTAACTTCATTTACGAAAATACTCTTATTTCTTTCAATATTTACGCTCTGACTTTTTTCATTGCCAAAACTACCCAAACTCAACCATTCTTCCTATATTCAAAAGTTTGCTTGTTAGGTCATTCAAACTTCTTCATCACTTGCAACTAGGACCTCATTGGAGTTGCGCATTCACTAAGTTCATTTCTCTCCAACAAGCATTCTCAATCAATTTGAAGGTAtcgattatgatttatttttcattatttttatttttgtgttcacTTTGCTTATTAAACTGTGTAGAATGATTATGATTGTAAGTAGAAGATATATTTTGGTCAGATATTATTCTAGATCTAActgatttttgtgaaaaaaaaaattcaaaactacaCATCATAATTGGGTTTCATGGGGCAAGGAAACCTAATTAGGTTTCATGGGGGGCAccaaacttgatagagtttcGTGCCCCCACGAAACCCGATcgggtttaaattttttttattatgtaaatctaaatttatatatccttatatgtatgatttttatttaataatacttGTCTAAATTATTTgatgtattatttaatatatgattgttagtaaaataatttaaatttgatgttatcatattactaaaaaaaaataattgtgactttttaaaaaattaaattaaaaactgaatACTTAAAAGCCAGCATTTGTGCCTCCTTCaaagtttttcataaaattttttagtgtgatttttatttttttttcataaactacatatttaattaaaattaaaagatgatattaataataagattattgttttataagttaaaaataatgaatttgaatttgttatgAGTATTTTCCGTTCTACTCCTTATGGGCTGGGCTCAACTTAGCGGGCTGACCCAATCGCATAAGGCCCAATAGACCTCAAGCTGAATTCGTCGAAGCGAGCTCGCACATTGTTAGACCCCAAGTTCGGATCACAGGACCAAGCGGGCTTAATACGAGTAAGCTCTTTTCAACTACACttcaagcgagctcccagcaacTCTTGCAATTCGTCGGCCTAGCCGATCAACTCGCATAACGAGCATGTCATATGCCCAAGAATATTAGTAGGCTAGGGGCCGTCCCAACTAGGTCATTCAGACCCAATCTGACCCCGTCCTCTCAGCTCATTTGATCGACCCATGTCAGTCCCATCCTAGCcctttgcaacaacatcattatagTCGTGTCTGGATTTCTACGCATTTACcttagatctcatcctcattaataacggatctcatccacattaataagggtCCCGTCGTCACCTTATTGCTGCATGGGCATTTTCGCCGGCGTCGGATA contains the following coding sequences:
- the LOC127812775 gene encoding serine/threonine-protein kinase STY17-like — encoded protein: MGSTPHHHQDRRRIHQNALTNLEQQVEELEKEIEKHRELRGLWRKRLERTQDYLRHCLQLAQENGFLDIIINNNNNNAAAAAGQRESLLPSDITSPAPPIQYHCLLAQLAEQAKINGWYIHPREIELGEKVGHGSTAEIHMGTWRGLDVAVKCLNPDFFLSNHNGVAFFAQEVETLSRQRHPFVLRLIGACLDPPEHAWIVTEVFTKTLNEWLHGPGGRGRQRTAPLPPFPERVAKAVEISQAMQYLHQHSPAKVIHRDLKPTNIFLDDAFHVRVADFGHARFLSDEEKALTGETGTHVYMAPEVIRCEPYDEKCDVYSFGVILNELITGEYPYIDTDYSPSRIAMEVAEGRLRPALPKEDEEKEDNQYKRVLRELVQVCWHEDAAGRPTFASITSTLKPILPQAPTLSVSFSAAPLAN